The DNA window CACACTAAAAAACTCAGTCTTACTCACAGGCCCACTTGATCCCTAACAACACTCATTCATTTGGagttagagaaatggctcatcagttcagaacacttgctgcttttgcagaaggatccaagtttggttcccaagcACCCACGTAAGGAATGTCACAACCACATGTACTCCATTTCCAGgaaatctaacaccctcttctggcttccaagggtacCTGTATCATACAAGATGCACATACCAAAAACAATCATAGAGGAatacacataatttaatttttttttttttttggtttttcgagacagggtttctctgtggctttggaggctgcctggaactagctcttgtagacaaggctggtctcgaactcacagagatccacctgcctcccaaattcccaaatgctaggattaaaggtatataccactaCCAcccaatatatacatacatacatacatacatacatacatacatacatacatgatttttaaagactCACAATTTCAGTATTACATCCAGTGACCTTCATGCCAGCACACAAGGCATTGGCTGCTCTCTCATTATTGAACACTCTAAACTGAACAAATCCTGCAGTGAAttcctctgaaaagaaaaagtagaaaacagCATTCAAGGAAGATTCTAGAAATACTAGTCTTAGGTCAATGCAGAGATGGCCAGTACCAGGCACAGATTATAGTTCAACACATCAGAAATACTGGGGGTTGGTTGTCTGACACTACCATGACCAATGGCTGAAACATCCCAGCCACACATGGCACTAACAGGAGCCTTTTCCAAGTCTGAGAGTCCAAGAGTGGGTGGTCAAAAAGACCCCAGTCTTCTGAAGGCTTGTATGAAGAACTTTAGTAACCCAGGATGATCATACTGACAACTTCCGATGGACCACCACGCATTAGCAAGCGTATTGATTGACTCTGGTCCTATCACACTTTGCTtgttccctttcattttcaacttttaaatacCAAGCATAAATGACAAGAGCTTTAAATTACACAGCACATGTTCAACCTCTATGAAGGATATTGCCTCCTTTGGATTTATATTAAGTCACCCCTCACAACAGAAATAAacctccatttttttctgttgttctaCTCCCTTTTGCTCTGTTGTTCCGCCCCTTGCACATAGACCTGGCCTGTTCCTGAGAAACCACTGGATGATATCACGGTTGCTAGAATTGATTATATAGCCAAGTTTTCCCAGTGCAAATGCCAACTCTCATACTGATGCCTTGTACTCTCAGGCAAGTTCCTGGACCTTCAGAGCCCCAGTCTCCTAAGCTGTAAAATGGATCAGTAATAGTTGAGAGCTCAAGTGTTATCATGTacatgaaatgaaacaaagcacAAACATTCAGAGAAGAGAATCAGGCTTGGCGGATGGTGAATGACTGTTACTTATAACTGAATTTATCACGTGTCCTGCAGAGGGAACACAGGAGTATTAAAGACTCACTCTGGCCATAAGGGGAGTAATAAGAGGCTGTCTTCTGAGCATCACCAAAGTCATAGACCACAGGTAATGCTGGGCCATTGTCAGTCCAACACTTCCCTCCTCCATATTTCACTGGGTATCTCTACAAGGAACAAAAGAAGTCACTGGGTAAGTATGGCAGCATTGACAATCCCAGGAACACTGCCCTGCTCAGAAAGACACAGCATTTGTGCAGTAAGTGAGATGGTTGCCAAACCAGTCAGATAAGAAAGGATCATTTcatttgtctgtgtctctctgacacatccctccctcctttctctctccctcccttcctctttctctcttctcttctctctcccctccctactTCTCTCCTCTCGTCTCTTTTGCGCCTACCCCTAAGCTTTGACTATCTTGGCTCATTGCACTTAGAATTAGTGAAACAAGGAATACAACCCACCCAGTCTCCaacacctgcctctctctccacacCCATGAGAAGAGCCTCAGCCAGCAGTCTTGAGTACCTGGTACAGGCCAAACAGATTATGGCCCAGGTGCTGCAGGAAGCCACTGAAGGTGCGGTACCTCAGCAGGGAGCTGTTCCTCCAATTTTGCAGGGGGCTATTGTTGGGCACATGCCAGATCCCCAGGTTCTCAGCCTGGATGTCGTAGTAGCCAGGGTTCTGGAAAGCAACCAACACTGAGCCTGACAAGACCAGGAGATTTCACTAAGGAAAGACCCACATGCACAGTCCTCAGCACAGCTGATGTCTCTGGGCTCCAGGGGGACAGATGGCCAGCCATGCTCAGATGGCCCCATTCCCAGTGACAATGGCCCCACCACCACACCTACTTACCTAAAAGACTACTTGGGAGGGATGTTGAGATTCAAGATAAGTATTTTCCCTTCCTCATCCCTATGTTGAAGGGCAACCTTCCACCCTCTCCCTGGCACGCTTGATCTACACAAACATCCTCATGCTCTCCCAGGTGGCTACAGAGTGTACCAACCTTGTAGTCATCACTTGTGGCCCCCTCTGCAGACCCAAAGGTGTTGTAGTTGGCCCAGTTGCCATCCCCCTCTGGGCTGTCTGCTCTGTTGCCTTGCTGACTGGACCAGCGATCGCCCACTGTGCACTTCCCATACATGTTGTTCTCATGCACACTGGCCACCAGGGTCCAGCCACCACCTGCAGTGGTCATGTCACAGAAGGTCTGGTAGATGACACCATTCTCCGTGTGGAGGAAATAGAGACCATCTGTAGAGAGAACCAGTTCACAGTCTCCTGTGTGCAGGCTCATTGTCCATCTCTGCTCCAGCAGCAGAATGGCTCTAGGAACTACGAACATGGTGAATGCCTCATACCCTGAGTGTCCTATCACAGGTGTTCCTGGGGATGTGCCTGAGTTCAGAAAGCCAAGCGTCTATGACTGAGGCAGAACACAGAATTACCCAAAGTGACagtgatgtttttgttttaaagttaaaCACAGTATTATCAAAGGACTTAGCAGCTCCACTAGGCAGATACCCAAAGAACTGGGAACAGGGACTCAGATATGTACATTCGTGTTCATTACAGCTCTGGTCACAAGACCTGAAAGGCAGAAACAAGTGAAGTCTCTCTACAGAAAAAGGAATAAGCA is part of the Cricetulus griseus strain 17A/GY chromosome 5, alternate assembly CriGri-PICRH-1.0, whole genome shotgun sequence genome and encodes:
- the LOC100764079 gene encoding intelectin-1a, whose amino-acid sequence is MTMTQLGFLLFLIVATRGCTAAQENLDTNRWANPVSSSLFRSCKEIKQEMTGAQDGLYFLHTENGVIYQTFCDMTTAGGGWTLVASVHENNMYGKCTVGDRWSSQQGNRADSPEGDGNWANYNTFGSAEGATSDDYKNPGYYDIQAENLGIWHVPNNSPLQNWRNSSLLRYRTFSGFLQHLGHNLFGLYQRYPVKYGGGKCWTDNGPALPVVYDFGDAQKTASYYSPYGQKEFTAGFVQFRVFNNERAANALCAGMKVTGCNTEIHCIGGGGFFPEGNPRQCGDFSAFDWNGYGTHVAYSSSREITEAAVLLFYR